Within Eublepharis macularius isolate TG4126 chromosome 19, MPM_Emac_v1.0, whole genome shotgun sequence, the genomic segment ATACAACAAATCCTCTTCTGGCTGTTTTTGGATACCCTTTCTAGTCTGCATTTCTCCACTTCCTGAGCGAGTGAAGCCGATTTTGGAGAAATGGGAAGGGAGCCGTTTTGCAGAGGGGAGCCGTGGTAGGGAGCCATGGGGTAGCAGGAAGGAAGCCTTGGTGCAGAACCATGGTGCAGAGGGAAGGGAGCCCTGGTCCGGTAAGAAGGGAGCCGTGGTGCAGAACCATGGTGCAGAGCGAAGGGAGCCTTGGTCCGgtaagaagggagctgtggtgcagaaccatggtgcagtgggaagggagccatggtgcagtgggaagggagccatggtgcagaaccatggtgcagtgggaagggaACCAAGGTGCAGAACCGTGGTGCAGCGGGAAGGGAGCCATGGTGCAAAGGGAAGGGATCCGTGGTGCAGAACCatggtgcagtgggaagggagccgtggtgcagaaccatggtgcagagggaagggagccatggtgcagaaccatggtgcagtgggaagggagcTGTGTTGCAGAGGTCGGTTCGTGTTATGTGGGGTAGTGCTTCCAGGGGCTAGGGGTGGGTCATAGGCTTTAAACACCctaaatgtgtatggattgtaagggcctttggccacaaacaagaAACCTGCCTACCTACCTTAGGCCCTAAATGGGGGCAGGGCACCTGTCACTTTTTTTGATGATCCAAAGTGGCCCTATTTCTTCTGAAGAGAACAGCTCCAGGGCTCCATGGAAAAGGTGTGCCTGTTTTTGAACTTGAGAAACGATCCAACCATTGAATGAGTGATCACACCTCGCCTTGCTTTGACCACCGCGGAGTGGCCAGTATGAAAAGCACGCCTCAGTTATTCTGGCAGATACAAGTTCTTATAACAAAGCTCTACGATGGGTCCCAGCAGCCTGGGAAGAAGAGCCAGGCCGGCGTGGCCTTCCTTGTCACATGTGCGCCGATCTGGCCGCTATCCATGAACGGGCTAGGGGAGTGGAAGGCAGGAATTTGCCCGTGACTGAGATTCCTGTTCTTACTTTGCCCAACAATGATGTTACTCAGCCCCTTCCTGACTTGGCGGATGCTTTCCTGAAGGACAGATGTACGGGGATAGGCAGCTGCACAACAACCAGGTTTAGCTATCTTTGTCTCGGTTGATGAAGTCAGCTATTGGAGAGGGGATGACGAGGAAGCGGCCTTGGTGGGGAGAGGCTTGGGCTGGCACGTCaatccccctcctcttcctcctcctcttctctctctagCCTTTCCGGCATTGCTAGGAGATCCGCTCTCGGATCAAGCCCTCGTCTTGCTGTTAGCCCCATCAGTCCCCCTGGGAGGAAGCTGGTGGCCTTGGCTCCCTGCCTGTGTGCTGTGTGGGCAGGAAGTTGTTGGCATCGGGGTCATGGCTGCATCCACAGGGGTTTGCCATCTTTGTTTCTACCGGTCCAGGGCCATCATCAGCCCTCTGAGCCATGGTTTCTGGATGATGGCAGGCTTGCAGCTGACCCGCCACATTTCCTAGGCTGCCAGGACTAGTTAGTGTCACTTCTTTCCACTCTGCCTGGCAGCATCACCAAAAAGCTAGTTTCTAAAAGATGTCATGCCTCCAAAAGGAACGATTCTGACTCCCTGGTTCAGGTTCAGGTTTGTTGTTCCAGACTGCAACCAGCACAAGGAAGACAATCTAcataaatcaatttaaaaacaattaggATTGAGTACGAAAGGAGAACCATGAGTAAATACAGAAGTAGGAAAGTAAAACCAtaccataaattagttgtttaaaaagttaaaatacattcagaccGCCATATGTAATTTACGATGCTTATaaacctgggcacagaatctcgCTACTTGtcatgttgtctggtgattctgatccgACAGAAGATAGCCAAGTATGATTTTATTCAAACTACCAGGGAACCTTTCTACTAATAGACTGATGGTTGCACCCCTAATTTTTCTGTGATTTGGACCGTTGAAGAAAATATGTTCCATTGACTCAATTTCTCCTCGGGGGCAGGAGCAAAGCCCCGGAGAAGAAGGgactgctttaaactttccttctagAACTGCAGGGGGCAGAGTCAAGCTTCTAGCTAGAGAAGATGCCCTTCTGGAATTACTGGATTCATAAAAATAGAAGTCAGCTGCAGGGGTGGCAATATATGGCATTTCCCGAGGAAATAAAATCTGGTGATAGGAATAAATCTGTGTGTCTTTCAATATCTGTccctctctgcttaatgagtgattctGCCCAGTCTGTCTCAATGCCTAACAAACTTTGGGGGGTAAAGACCCAGTTTTTCTAGCCATTTCAACGTCTCCTTTTGCCAACTGGATTGTGTCTTGGAGTATTAGAGGCAACAGACCTTGGGGGTTTACACCTCCTATCAGCCATTGGAAAATGGAAAGGATACAGATTCTGGCCTCTACCtgtaacattcctgtttccagtctgacCCACGAGTTTGGCACACATCTGGGCACTTGTAGTAAGAGAGCTCTGAGGAATTTGGACTGCCCTCTCTCGAGGGGAGCGAAAGAAGAGGATGGCGGCCCCAAAAATGATCCGTATAATAAACATTCGGAGTGTGGCCGGTACTTAACGTCGCCCTtgtgatagaatttcagtatccTGTTTGCTGGTTTTTCTCTTACATCGGCAACAAAGCCGCTATGTGTTGTTTGGGTTTCCCCCAAAGTCTaattctagagactgtgtcaacaGCTGCTTTGAGGTCAATAAATGCCACATCAGGCGACGTTTGGCCTCCCGTGGCGCATTTCTCTATAAGGTGTTGCACTGTCAggcaatatcaaaaagagtccagtagcatctttaagactaaccaattttattttagcataagcatATGTCAGGCAATAGTCTAccgttgacctgccagctctgaACCCTGCTTGCTCGTCGACAATTATATCTTCGTGTTCTAGCTAGTCTCAGAATTTCTCCAGCAGGTATTCTGAGTGTAAACAAGAATCCAATTTTTCCAGAGGAAAATGTAGCTTCCATAGGGAACAACTTTGCACATTGCACATTTTGTACGTTTTTAGATACCTTAGGACCatctgcccttttctccagaatttcatttatttcatttatgttatttatactcaTCCTTTCTCAGATGAGACTCAAAGGGGATCACAtaatgtaaatcaatatgatctactgctgggatattcaataaacagtgcaatagggtatGGGATAGCAGAATATCTCGGGTGGGTTGAAATTTGGGTTTGAAAGAAATGGGGGAGATTGTGCATGGCACTTTGTAGAGGCATGCAAGCATTTGGACCtcaggttccccccaccccccatgaaaacTCCTTTGTGTGTGGGAAGGGGAAGAACTACTGCTAGGgcagccaatctccaggtggtggctggagatctcccagaattacaactagtgacagagatcagttcccctggagaaaggtggattctagggcattatacccagcttagttccctttcctcccctggctccaccccccccgaatctccaggaatttcccaacatgggccTGGCAACCAAattccagtgtagtgtagtggttagagtactccTTCTCCATTCTCAGGCTAGTAACGCCGATTGCAAGTGtacctgtcaggtctgttgcccagtGCCCACAATCCTTCCATATTGCTTGcttgctgtatttttccagtaatgtttttgtgtgtgtattgtgtgtgttcccaagacagccttatgtgagatggctcaccacagcggccttgggacagctcctttcactttcccaccttctgtaccagctgggtagacactgagggtggtggggggtggtttagagggtttgatatactgtagcaagcccttaatacgtcattctcaacaagagatctatgtacagccagaagcctgctttggcctttggataacctatggacacttgtactttctgaatatataagcTCTCGATAAAGAACCtctgactcaagagaccttggatttctcgctgcaaggggtgggagaataAATCAGAGTACCCTGTATTCCTGACTGACAGtacctctgattggctgacagtcatagaaaagatggctcctctcagCTCTCACAACCACGCTACACACTCGCACTGAGATTTCGTTGGATTATTCCATGCTATCcttttccatcagcatgtgagagactttgctccatgccaggcctgagatgaccagacctgcctggcatggtttatggactatgtttgtgagtatgagcctcaagcctcttcagagaaatgcaagctAGTTTTCAGTCAGTTAGCCATAGTAAAGAACAGGCAAGTTATTGGTTGTTTtaatgccctttgcttgtgccttaatagCACGGTTCCTGCTACCTGCATACACTCTTCTTAACTAATAAACATCATTTATATCTAAGCCTCGTGTCTTTGAGTGTCTGACCAACTGTGTGCAGAATCCCCCAGGTTGAAAGAACCCTGAGACTGGCAAGTCTCAAACAAATGGGGTAAGCCATCcgcccaggaggcctgctaggggtttgagtggctgtaagcagcgCTTGAAACGGCAGGCAGGAGGTGGTGACCAcccgtttccccccccccccgacaccagGCGCACCCCTTCCTGGCTCTCCCGGCAGCAGCCCAGGGCTGTGCAGCTTGGCCTTCACCCAAAAGCAGACACTACAGTGTAGTGCTTAAAGTGTCAGAACAAGAAATGGGAGACCCAGGGCTGTTTCTGCACAACTTACCTGAACCCAGAACGCTGTGCAACATGcagaaaaaaatgcggaagattgcgttttcttgtgtgagtttcgcgcgacattgtgcaaaacttgtgcagcgttctgggttcaggtaagccatgtggaaatggccccaggcTCGAATCCCTGagcgcccgcccccccccccccccccccgcggggaAGGCAAGgcaaggacagagagagagaaagagaaattacCATCTTCGGAGTCAAGAGTAGGTGACATGCTGATAACTGAAGATGTCTCGTCGAGACTGACGCTGGGGGTAGAGTAGAGAAGAATTTCCTCCAGAGGCTGTAAAAGAAAggacaacaacattcgacttatagaccgcccttcaggacaacttgacgccactcagggcggtttccaaagggtgttgttattatcctctgGACAATCTTGACaacctccctgtgaggtgggtggggctgagagagctccgagagagctgtgatcgacccaaggtcacccaactggcttcaagtggaggagagggggatcaaacttggttctctagattagagtcctgccgctcttaaccgtgacaccaaactgtctctccgcTGCAGCTACGGATGCCCCAGGCAGCTGCTTTCTGTCTCCGCGCAGCCAGGTCCCTGGAGTGCCGTCTCGTCTGCTCAGTGTTTAGCATTCAGCATTCCCCAGTGCAGAGCCCAAGGGCACAGGGATGATCCCTGCTGGGGCATCCCCTGGAACTCTCCACATTTGCCAGGAAAGGGCTAGGGCCACTTCCCGGAAGGGGTGGTGGCTGGCTGCCAAGTCCATCCCCCACTCCGAAAAAAGAGAGCGCTTCTCTGGACTGCAACAGAGGCTGCTGCCAGTAGACAGTCTGGCCGTGGCCCTTCCACTGGACTCCCAACTTCTGGGACTGGTCTGGGGTGGGGAGGCTTGGCGAGTGAGCTCCTTTGGCTGtcccagtccctccctccccgctTCCCTGAGGAGCAGGGAGCTCCAAGGGGATGAGTCTCACCGTGGGAGCAGCACGTCCATCCACGTCCCCGAGGGGAGGAGCTGGCTCACTGGGTGatgcttctcctgctgctgccgcgTCTTCACTCCCCTGCGCACTGAACGCCCTTGGCCCATCTTCCCCGGGAGGTGTCCCCTGCCACTCTCCGATGTCTGCTATACGGGGGACATTTCCAAGGAGGCTCTCAGACAGAAACACACCGGGGCAAGGCAGGCTCTGGCCGGCCAGAGGCACGCTCCCAAATGCCAGCtgaacccagagaaagcccaacagaaccaaactgaagcaagggagcagaatcccatcccccccccccccccgctgccagtaccgaagtgaatcaaggggaccaacatcaaacctgaGAAACATGTCAAAACAgggaattccacccaaaccaaactggagcaagggacactgttgcaacggAGCCCAACTGAATCAGggccactcacagaagccaggcagacaagggccgtttccagatggcttacctgaagccgctccacgccgcaatgttgtggatcgtgccggggaaaaggCAAAATACCGCGTTTcccccagcacgatccacaacattgcggcatggagcggcttcaggtaagccatttgGAAAGGGCCAAGAAGAGCTCTTGCACGGATTGGCCACTCGCTCCCCgctccctgcctcactccctcctccccctctccccctgacACTTGACACATCAGGAAATACTTGACATTTGTCAAAATCTCAGACCTCTCTTGCTAGTGGGGCCGGGGCCAGCATGAGCTACTCACCTGCAGCAGAAGGAGGGCTTGGCTGTATCTGCCGCAGCATGTCCCAAAGGTCTTCGAAGGGTCGGAAGTTTGCTAGGATCAGATCTATCAGTTGGCTTTCAAAGAATAGGCTTTGCCGGATGGCAGCAGATGTCATCATCTGGTCGAATGACCGCTTCATCATTTGCAGGAGTGCGATGGCCACTTTTTCCGCGTGGGCCTCAAGAGTGTAGATGGGCACCCTGACCTCCTGGAAGGGGAACGGACGCCGTGAGTAGTGGGGAGGGGACCTGCGTGGCTCTGGCTGGTTCCGCCTACAGTCCCCGAAAGACAGGTCTGAGCTGACAGGTATCCTGTGCTCGAGGAAAGCTGAAAACTCCTCGAGCACTTCCTCTATGACCTCCACCACTTCAGAGGCTGTCACCAATGCTCCTTCATAGGCCACGGGGCCCCACGCTCTGAAGACATCATAAATGCGGGTTTCTTGGTTTGGGGAGTCCTCGTGCATTATTTCGACTCCTCTGCTGTCCCGCTCGGGGAGGGAGTCAGAATCGATCCTTTCGGAGGCGTGGCATAGTTTTGTGATGACCTTTTTGGTGATGCTGCAGGCCAGGAAAACGGCAGCATTTGGGAAAGAACCTGCACCGCGGAGCTCTCCCCGGTGCCGGCTTAGGTAATGGATCAGGTAGTCCTCAATGGCCAGGGACACGTAACTGTCCAGGCACTGCATTTCTGCTAAAACCTTCCTGAAAGCGTCGCTCAGGAAATCAGCTGTTATTTCCATCCAGTTGTTGGGCACTGCAAGAAGGCTGCCGAGGAAAGCGCAGTGCCCTGGATAATCTGCTGGATCCAGGAGGACACCATTCTGCTCCATCTTTGGGCTGCCTGTGGAAGACAAAAGGTGAGAGGTGAGGGAAGGTCATCGCGTATGGTTGTGGAATGCCAAAAATACCTCCCAGACCTGGAAAAATGAGGGACGTGCCCTGAGGGCAGACCATTACCTGCATCCCTGCAGGCGTCCTCTACGGCCTGGTTTTCCAGGGCGCCCACATCTGGTTGCTGGATGGCTGCGGGTGACAAGAAGAACACAATAACTGTAGGGAGAAGAAGGGTCAggcctttgggggctgagagcctgGACATCTTTATTGAGCCTTGGAGGAAGATGCAAAGGGAAAGAGGTGAGAATCGCTTGTCTGGGGGGGGCGGGCGGAGGCTTCCTTCCTCAAGTGGCTGCTCACTGGGGCTCTTGCATATACTTCTTGGAAACGGAATCCCTTCCTCCTATTTAGGAGCCCTGAGAGCGGACCTCTGAAGACATTAGAGAAGAAAGGGAAATCGCTTTCCCCAATCAGCCCTGTCCCTGAGATGCTTCTGCCCCCACGACTGGCTccacttttctcctttcttctccagAGAGTGGCtcccctctctttccctttttaCTGACTGGCTCTTCctcctggctcctcctcctcatcttcctGGCCCCATTCTGGGTTGCTACAGTGaaccagtatggcagctgagctgAGGATGTCCGTTTTCCACTCCTCCACAGCGggcagccaccaaggaagactctgcaggggaaggcaagggcaatCCACCTCTGCCTAACACTTGCCTCGAAAGCTCTTGCTGTGCGTCTTgacaacacacagacacacacattcatCCACAGACATCACTTTTGATACTTGGTGAGGGGGTTACCCTCTTTCCTGCATATTTGCAGAACCGTCAGATTGGTGACTGTATCTCTTGGTCTTTTTTATGGGGATTGAAGCTTGGATCTCAGACAAGGAAATCAGCAACTGAACCAAACACCAGGCAATGGTGGTGCTACAACCATGGAGTCCCTGCTCTGGAAAGACTCGGAGGCCGATCTCAGTGCATGGGCAGGCCCCTCGCAGGAACAAGAAACCCTTTAAGGAACTGGTTGAGAGGATTCTAGCAAAccaagagagagaaaggattCAAAGCCAGCGGACTTCAAAGGTGAAAGTGATCTCCTCTATCCGTAGGCCGCACAAGCGGATGAAGCTGTCAGTATTCAAGTCAAATGGGAATCATGCCCTTTTGGCTCAGCTGCCTAGTGGAAGGCCACAGTGGCTGCATCTCCACGGGAGGGGCAGTGGACATGCCGATGTTGTAACTGCACTCTCAGTTGAACAGGCCTGACCCTCTTCACAAAGTCCTGGGGAGTGTAGTTTGAGCAGGGGCTGAGAGTCATTTCCACACCGCTTTGCAGATAGCTTCCCCTCCTATTTGCTATTCTACGAGAACTCCAAATAGATTTGCAAGAAATTGGCTCCTTCTTCCCAGATAGTCAAGACAACACCCAAAGTCCATACATTTCTATAGTGAAAAGTGTCAATCAGCTGTCAGCCAGAGGACTCATGGATTCAAACACGCTTGTAGGGAACTAGTCCTCTGGCTACTGATAAGAACCATCTTCACACGGCTAGGCAAGGAAGCTTTGGTAAAATGGAAAAGGTGGGCCTTTTTCCTCTTGCAGGTGGTGGACATGCCACAGCTATATATGGCTAGATGCTAGTGCACCTCTTTATGGacacacagatttttaaaaggacttCTCAGCCTTTCGGCTAAGATCAAATCTAGCTGGGCCTGCCCTGGGTGTAGGCGGAAGGGGCAGAGTGAGAGGCCCGGTATCAGCACAGTCCACCAGCAGTGATCCTTGCCTGTAAGAGGGACAGCCTGAAGAAAGGTAGAGCAGGGGAGTTGACAGAAAATGTCTGCTGGGCGGAGGAGGAGGGGTGCTGCAGGCCCCAGAGCGTTGGAGGGCGTTCAGAGAACCTAGGAGAACACGGTGCTTCATTGGCAGTAAGCCAAACATTTCTCTTACCTTGCTACGTCCCTGATACGGTTGAACCCTAACTTGTCCCGCCACCATCATGAAGTTCTCCTGTCCAAAACCTCACAAAGCCTCCGAGCGGAGCTCCCTCCCAGTCATTTCTATGAGATCTGCTGAGGAAAACTTCAGGTAGAGCTTACCGCTTGGGGGTCTTTAtctgcggggggtgggtggggggtggaatgtgGATTTCCGGAACCAGGGTCTCTTCGGCTTGCATTTAGCCTTCACTCACACCGCACCGCTCTGCTTCTCATGGTTCCCTCTGCTGCTGGGGCCCCCTTCTAACGGCCACTGGGAGGCAGCCTAGGCCTGCTTTTCCCAGAAGAGGTGTCAGAGGAGGAGccgggagccccaggttcaaatccccgctctgctacGGAAGCACACAGGGTGACATTCTGTCTGGTTCTGGTCTACCGCAAAGGGTGGTTGTTGCACAAATAAAACGGAGAAGGGGACGGCCAGGGTTCCCCTTGTGGAGAAGAGGAGGGtataaagcaggggtccccaaccatcCTCTGACAGGGGGCGGGGGACAGAAACTCTGCTTGAGAGGAAGCCTTTGAAAGTGAACATATTGATTAAACGTGTTTCCTTGCAAACCCACAGCTCACATTCGTTAACACAGTAAAGATCCTTATGCTGTGTTGGCAGCTGCCATCAAAGAAGTTTTTAAGAACGTCTGCACAGCCAGTCATCTCTctcatggccaatcagaagcccagctAGCCAAAAAACCCACCCGCTTGCTAAAAACACTggatgggcaccaggaaaggtgttggtgggtgccatggggACCTCTGGCACGAATCAAGAGGCTGTTGGGTAACGCAGGCCAGCAAGAGAGAAATTTGCAGGCCCGGGTGGATGTGAGTAGCTTGGTATCTTTGTTTACTTATCTGAACATACcagcttgtggcatttttaaaaaacggatTCTATCCCTTATGTCAACAAAGAACGAGCAATCTGATCCCAGGCAAAGCAATCTGA encodes:
- the LOC129346544 gene encoding uncharacterized protein LOC129346544, which produces MEEGGVKRLSGWRRLRNWFSKKRNWFSKKRNWFAKKTSKVSIAIQQPDVGALENQAVEDACRDAGSPKMEQNGVLLDPADYPGHCAFLGSLLAVPNNWMEITADFLSDAFRKVLAEMQCLDSYVSLAIEDYLIHYLSRHRGELRGAGSFPNAAVFLACSITKKVITKLCHASERIDSDSLPERDSRGVEIMHEDSPNQETRIYDVFRAWGPVAYEGALVTASEVVEVIEEVLEEFSAFLEHRIPVSSDLSFGDCRRNQPEPRRSPPHYSRRPFPFQEVRVPIYTLEAHAEKVAIALLQMMKRSFDQMMTSAAIRQSLFFESQLIDLILANFRPFEDLWDMLRQIQPSPPSAAADIGEWQGTPPGEDGPRAFSAQGSEDAAAAGEASPSEPAPPLGDVDGRAAPTPLEEILLYSTPSVSLDETSSVISMSPTLDSEDAFWVQESIRQVRKGLSNIIVGQSKNRNLSHGQIPAFHSPSPFMDSGQIGAHVTRKATPAWLFFPGCWDPS